The Kazachstania africana CBS 2517 chromosome 8, complete genome genome contains a region encoding:
- the SPO1 gene encoding putative carboxylic ester hydrolase (similar to Saccharomyces cerevisiae SPO1 (YNL012W); ancestral locus Anc_1.392) — protein sequence MFFLKVLFVFICSVTVLEGATPTEVKCPKEPLIRHAKNDLCSKEEQYIKNKEQFNRNKYREFLESLDVFNFDNSTLDSIVVSTPRLGVAISGGGYRSMLTSLGFLLQMEKWGLYDMVDYISGLSGGSWTLMGLILNDFDPKLTLDKWNFADDLLKGVPEFDITSADIVSGMHSALQKRNSQRDSNFSSFEELMDYLEVVLSSLESTPDMMVFQKRSESPLQKLKQLFFPNDTFSSPHILDTFKNFREILEFYIDLHLDVRPKKVQGFPVTFTDYWGRALINRARKRGLSDENSTSLSTLISSNDRFQKYEAPIPIFVSNCKNGFLKNVIFEFTPFEFGSWEAIGRLFVKLEFLGSRIVAGKAKKCFRNFDDIGFITGTSSSIFNNAIIYMWQKVSQSSHEALRALKVLLSVFGLNGSKVSRTIDEAGLNFKTETDYAVYQHNPFYKYPHKENILTSEDYLYLVDGGEDGENIPLRSILISERNLDVIFMIDSSSDIDNYANGTKLKNIFEQLKEKNVEYRFPSHYITLASSPIIIGCEPVYHNNGELLPILIYYANMQHTYPSNMSTFKVSYEEDEIEGIVNNGRNIFSRDNSNYFRNCLGCILLKRSNITIPLNKASKFCSSCYKNLCYS from the exons ATGTTTTTCTTAAAGGTTCTCTTTGTTTTCATTTGTTCAGTGACAGTTTTGGAAGGAGCAACTCCAACAGAAGTCAAATGCCCAAAGGAACCGTTAATCAGGCATGCGAAG AATGATTTATGCTCCAAAGAGGAGCagtatataaaaaataaagaacaGTTCAACAGAAATAAATATAGAGAGTTTTTAGAGAGTTTAGATGTCTTTAATTTCGATAACTCAACTTTGGATAGCATTGTGGTAAGTACACCGAGATTAGGTGTTGCTATTTCGGGTGGTGGCTATAGGTCAATGTTGACTAGTTTGGGATTTCTGCTACAAATGGAGAAATGGGGTCTTTATGACATGGTCGATTATATTTCTGGACTTTCTGGCGGAAGTTGGACCCTTATGGGACTAatattaaatgattttgacCCAAAATTAACTCTCGATAAATGGAATTTTGCTGATGATTTACTTAAAGGCGTTCCTGAATTTGATATAACCAGTGCAGACATTGTTTCAGGGATGCATTCTGCCCTCCAGAAAAGAAACTCTCAGAGAGATAGTAACTTCTCTagttttgaagaattgatgGATTATCTAGAAGTAGTACTATCATCTTTAGAAAGCACTCCAGATATGATggtctttcaaaaaagaagtGAAAGTCCCTTGCAGAAACTAAAGCAATTATTTTTCCCAAATGATACATTTAGTAGTCCACATATTCTCGACacatttaaaaattttaggGAAATCTTAGAATTTTACATCGATTTACATTTAGATGTCAGACCTAAAAAAGTTCAAGGTTTCCCTGTTACTTTCACTGATTATTGGGGTAGAGCATTGATAAATAGGGCAAGAAAAAGAGGTTTATCTGATGAAAACTCTACCTCATTGTCAACTTTAATATCTTCAAACGatagatttcaaaaatatgaGGCGCCAATCCctatttttgtttcaaacTGTAAAAACGGctttttgaagaatgtAATATTTGAGTTTACAccttttgaatttggttCCTGGGAGGCTATTGGTAGGTTATTCGTTAAATTAGAGTTTCTAGGATCACGCATTGTAGCTGGGAAAGCTAAAAAATGTttcagaaattttgatgatattgGGTTTATTACTGGCACATCCTCCTCCATTTTTAATAACGCAATTATTTATATGTGGCAAAAAGTTTCGCAATCATCACATGAAGCATTGAGAGCATTGAAAGTTTTGCTAAGCGTCTTTGGTTTGAATGGCTCAAAAGTTTCCCGAACAATTGATGAAGCTGGcttaaatttcaaaacagAGACTGATTATGCCGTATATCAACACAATCCATTTTATAAATACCCTCATAAGGAAAACATCCTAACGTCAGAAGATTACCTATACTTGGTTGATGGTGGGGAAGATGGCGAAAATATCCCATTAAGATCAATATTAATTTCTGAGAGGAATCTAGACGTGATTTTTATGATTGATTCCAGTTCTGACATTGATAATTACGCAAATGGTACAAAacttaaaaatatatttgagCAAttaaaagagaaaaacGTTGAATATCGTTTTCCTAGCCACTACATTACTTTAGCGTCATCTCCCATTATTATAGGATGTGAACCAGTCTATCATAATAATGGTGAATTGTTACCTATACTTATATATTATGCTAATATGCAGCATACTTATCCTTCGAATATGTCAACATTTAAGGTGAGttatgaagaagatgagatCGAGGGAATAGTAAATAATGGCagaaatatcttttctAGAGATAATAGTAATTATTTTCGGAATTGTTTGGGTTGTatcttattgaaaagaagcaaCATCACAATTCCTTTGAATAAAGCATCCAAGTTCTGCTCTAGCTGTTATAAGAATTTGTGTTACAGTTAA